Proteins encoded by one window of Drosophila melanogaster chromosome X:
- the Ppt1 gene encoding Palmitoyl-protein thioesterase 1, isoform B — MISICCSRFSCILFLLFLIFSLVLSYIWWSPTKGGTNPEVLPVVLWHGMGDTCCVPFSLGAIMNLIVEQTKGGYVRSLQIGGNVLIDWQSGFFIHPNEQVDYVCKQLLQDEHLAKGYHAIGFSQGGQFLRAVAERCPNPPMRNLITLGGQHQGIFGLPMCPTLTEKPCDYITRLLDNAAYAPEVQKALVQATYWHDPIMENKYRLGSTFLADINNELFINKFYIENLQKLKKFVMVQFLNDTIVQPKESQWFQYYTTGQNKVIQPFTESKVYQDLGLDKMHRQGQLVFLGVEGDHLAISKAWFIQNIVPLLLEK; from the exons ATGATTTCTATCTGCTGTTCTCGTTTTtcatgcattttatttttgctgttCCTGATCTTTTCCCTCGTGCTGAGCTACATATGGTGGAGCCCGACGAAAGGAGGAACCAATCCGGAGGTCCTGCCGGTCGTTCTGTGGCACGGAATGGGCGACACCTGCTGCGTACCCTTCAGCCTGGGTGCCATTATGAACCTGATCGTGGAGCAAACAAAGGGCGGCTATGTGCGATCCCTGCAGATCGGCGGCAATGTTTTGATAGACTGGCAGAGCGGCTTCTTCATACATCCCAACGAACAGGTGGATTACGTTTGCAAGCAACTACTGCAGGATGAGCACCTGGCCAAGGGATACCACGCCATCGGATTCTCGCAAGGCGGCCAGTTTCTGCGTGCGGTTGCCGAACGTTGCCCGAATCCGCCAATGAGGAACCTTATCACACTCGGTGGGCAGCACCAGGGCATCTTCGGACTGCCCATGTGCCCCACCTTAACCGAAAAGCCCTGTGATTATATCACGAGGCTACTGGACAACGCCGCCTACGCACC TGAAGTGCAGAAGGCATTGGTTCAGGCCACCTACTGGCACGACCCGATCATGGAGAACAAATACCGCCTGGGCAGCACATTTCTCGCGGACATTAACAACGAGCTCTTCATCAACAAGTTCTACATTGAGAATCTGCAAAAGCTTAAGAA ATTTGTGATGGTGCAGTTCCTAAACGACACAATTGTCCAGCCGAAGGAGTCCCAGTGGTTTCAATACTACACCACTGGGCAGAACAAAGTCATCCAGCCCTTTACTGAGAGCAAAGTCTATCAGGAT CTGGGACTGGACAAGATGCATCGACAAGGACAACTTGTCTTTCTCGGCGTCGAAGGTGATCACTTGGCCATATCCAAGGCCTGGTTTATCCAGAACATAGTGCCTCTCTTACTCGAAAAATAA